The DNA segment GACGGACTGAGCTTGCATTAGCGCGTTTTTCAACAGAGGGTTCAAGCATAGAGGAGATGAGAGACTTTAACGTTTCGTTAGTGTTTTCTGGGAAAGAGAGGGTGTTGGAGATTTGAGATTGGACCATAGAGGTAGCGTCACTATCGGAGAATGGGAAAGCTCCGAAGAGCATGACGTAGAGCATAACTCCCATACTCCACATATCGGCTTTCATGGCGTTGTGTTCCATTCCCATAATAACTTCTGGGGCAGCGTATGGGAGGGTTCCACAAAATTCTTCAGATTCGGCAACAATATCGGACGACTTGGCAAATCCAAAGTCGGCCAATTTGACACAACCATTAGACAACAAGACGTTTTCTAATTTAATGTCATTGTGGGCGATTCCAATTGAGTGGCAGTATTCGATTGCTTTGACAACCTGAGAGAAGAGAGAGAGGGTGGCTTCAACGGACATGAGACCGTTTTTCATTATGTATTCAAAGACATCTCCGAATTCAGCGAATTCCATCAAAACGAAGGCAAATTCTTCGGCTTCGATGAATTCAATGGCTTCGACGATGTTTTCGTGTTTGAGGCTGAGAAAAGCTTCAAACTCAGTTGAGGTTTTGATGACTTTCTTTATTGCAACTTTACCGAATATTTCGCTAGAGGCAGAGAAAACTTCTTCAGTAAGAGCTACAACATTTGAGAGTCCACTGTTCattaaaaattccattttaaactggCGTGGATGTGATGTGATAAAGATACCAAATAGTGAAATGCAAGCCTTATATAGTAAATCGCCCGATATGGCCTCTTCCATGTCTTGATGTTCAAGGGGAGACAAGTCTAAATAAATGCTTCCTTACATGATAAAATAGTACATTTTTGGAAATAGCTCCCCTTTTCATTAATGGTACCTACTCTTGCAAACGGTTAACATTTCTAAGgcatttttcttatatgtttacCGTTGCCATAAACTTTTCCATAGCTTGTGACTGCGATGTTTACCGTAACCATACAAATTCTATTAAAGGTTTACCGTAGCTCAACTAGTATAAGTATACTCTGCAGTTTACCGTTTCTTCGCACGCTGAAGGTTTACCACAACAAACAACGATATTAAATCACTGTCTGAATGTTCAAGGGGATATTTGCTTCCAATTTATTCAATGAGTTTCGGATTAGAAATGAATTCCacagaagacaaaaaaaaaaactgtatgcTGATACGGTAAACTGGACTATAAAGTATAATACTGGGTCCTTTTATTTTGGTATTGCATCTTTCTTTACCGTACCCTCATACAATTAGTTTACCTAGAAATGTCTTTGCTCTGAGCAGATAATATCAGCAACGTCATAGTGTTTGAGGAGAAGTTATCAGCGACCGTCACAAGACGTTGTCAGGCCTACGTTTGTCAAGCGCAAACCAGTTCAAAAGAGGGGGCGAATAGTGAAAGAACGAATACGAGAGTATAGGTGTTCAGCCGCTCGACGCAAGGTGAAGCTCTCTGGCTCGCGGCTGATATGTTTCCGATATCAATAGACAGAAACTATGAAATCATTACCTATCAATATCCTTATCTTGTTTCTCAAACATTTAATACAAAGAAACGGGAAACTGAAATGTTAAAGGATTGTTTGGTGATACGGTAAACTAGACTAAAAATAGTCTTAATCACTTAGCAGTGTCTCATTGATAAAACAAGAGGTATAAGATGTGCCAATCCTTAAAGGAATGTAGACCAAACGTTAACATGTGTTTACCGTAACCGCATATCGTATTTGATCACGGTTTACCGTAACAACAgctcagacaaaaaaaaaaggcatccTTGAAATCACAACATATTGTGATTTCAAGGATGCTTAATTCTGTGTTTAAAACTGGCTCAAGGCAAGACGGACTGAGCTTGCATTAGCGCGTTTTTCAACAGAGGGTTCAAGCATAGAGGAGATGAGAGACTTTAACGTTTCGTTAGTGTTTTCTGGGAAAGAGAGGGTGTTGGAGATTTGAGATTGGACCATAGAGGTAGCGTCACTATCGGAGAATGGGAAAGCTCCGAAGAGCATGACGTAGAGCATAACTCCCATACTCCACATATCGGCTTTCATGGCGTTGTGTTCCATTCCCATAATAACTTCTGGGGCAGCGTATGGGAGGGTTCCACAAAATTCTTCAGATTCGGCAACAATATCGGACGACTTGGCAAATCCAAAGTCGGCCAATTTGACACAACCATTAGACAACAAGACGTTTTCTAATTTAATGTCATTGTGGGCGATTCCAATTGAGTGGCAGTATTCGATTGCTTTGACAACCTGAGAGAAGAGAGAGAGGGTGGCTTCAACGGACATGAGACCGTTTTTCATTATGTATTCAAAGACATCTCCGAATTCAGCGAATTCCATCAAAACGAAGGCAAATTCTTCGGCTTCGATGAATTCAATGGCTTCGACGATGTTTTCGTGTTTGAGGCTGAGAAAAGCTTCAAACTCAGTTGAGGTTTTGATGACTTTCTTTATTGCAACTTTACCGAATATTTCGCTAGAGGCAGAGAAAACTTCTTCAGTAAGAGCTACAACATTTGAGAGTCCACTGTTCattaaaaattccattttaaactggCGTGGATGTGATGTGATAAAGATACCAAATAGTGAAATGCAAGCCTTATATAGTAAATCGCCCGATATGGCCTCTTCCATGTCTTGATGTTCAAGGGGAGACAAGTCTAAATAAATGCTTCCTTACATGATAAAATAGTACATTTTTGGAAATAGCTCCCCTTTTCATTAATGGTACCTACTCTTGCAAACGGTTAACATTTCTAAGgcatttttcttatatgtttacCGTTGCCATAAACTTTTCCATAGCTTGTGACTGCGATGTTTACCGTAACCATACAAATTCTATTAAAGGTTTACCGTAGCTCAACTAGTATAAGTATACTCTGCAGTTTACCGTTTCTTCGCACGCTGAAGGTTTACCACAACAAACAACGATATTAAATCACTGTCTGAATGTTCAAGGGGATATTTGCTTCCAATTTATTCAATGAGTTTCGGATTAGAAATGAATTCCacagaagacaaaaaaaaaaactgtatgcTGATACGGTAAACTGGACTATAAAGTATAATACTGGGTCCTTTTATTTTGGTATTGCATCTTTCTTTACCGTACCCTCATACAATTAGTTTACCTAGAAATGTCTTTGCTCTGAGCAGATAATATCAGCAACGTCATAGTGTTTGAGGAGAAGTTATCAGCGACCGTCACAAGACGTTGTCAGGCCTACGTTTGTCAAGCGCAAACCAGTTCAAAAGAGGGGGCGAATAGTGAAAGAACGAATACGAGAGTATAGGTGTTCAGCCGCTCGACGCAAGGTGAAGCTCTCTGGCTCGCGGCTGATATGTTTCCGATATCAATAGACAGAAACTATGAAATCATTACCTATCAATATCCTTATCTTGTTTCTCAAACATTTAATACAAAGAAACGGGAAACTGAAATGTTAAAGGATTGTTTGGTGATACGGTAAACTAGACTAAAAATAGTCTTAATCACTTAGCAGTGTCTCATTGATAAAACAAGAGGTATAAGATGTGCCAATCCTTAAAGGAATGTAGACCAAACGTTAACATGTGTTTACCGTAACCGCATATCGTATTTGATCACGGTTTACCGTAACAACAgctcagacaaaaaaaaaaggcatccTTGAAATCACAACATATTGTGATTTCAAGGATGCTTAATTCTGTGTTTAAAACTGGCTCAAGGCAAGACGGACTGAGCTTGCATTAGCGCGTTTTTCAACAGAGGGTTCAAGCATAGAGGAGATGAGAGACTTTAACGTTTCGTTAGTGTTTTCTGGGAAAGAGAGGGTGTTGGAGATTTGAGATTGGACCATAGAGGTAGCGTCACTATCGGAGAATGGGAAAGCTCCGAAGAGCATGACGTAGAGCATAACTCCCATACTCCACATATCGGCTTTCATGGCGTTGTGTTCCATTCCCATAATAACTTCTGGGGCAGCGTATGGGAGGGTTCCACAAAATTCTTCAGATTCGGCAACAATATCGGACGACTTGGCAAATCCAAAGTCGGCCAATTTGACACAACCATTAGACAACAAGACGTTTTCTAATTTAATGTCATTGTGGGCGATTCCAATTGAGTGGCAGTATTCGATTGCTTTGACAACCTGAGAGAAGAGAGAGAGGGTGGCTTCAACGGACATGAGACCGTTTTTCATTATGTATTCAAAGACATCTCCGAATTCAGCGAATTCCATCAAAACGAAGGCAAATTCTTCGGCTTCGATGATTTCAATGGCTTCGACGATGTTTTCGTGTTTGAGGCTGAGAAAAGCTTCAAACTCAGTTGAGGTTTTGATGACTTTCTTTATTGCAACTTTACCGAATATTTCGCTAGAGGCAGAGAAAACTTCTTCAGTAAGAGCTACAACATTTGAGAGTCCACTGTTCattaaaaattccattttaaactggCGTGGATGTGATGTGATAAAGATACCAAATAGTGAAATGCAAGCCTTATATAGTAAATCGCCCGATATGGCCTCTTCCATGTCTTGATGTTCAAGGGGAGACAAGTCTAAATAAATGCTTCCTTACATGATAAAATAGTACATTTTTGGAAATAGCTCCCCTTTTCATTAATGGTACCTACTCTTGCAAACGGTTAACATTTCTAAGgcatttttcttatatgtttacCGTTGCCATAAACTTTTCCATAGCTTGTGACTGCGATGTTTACCGTAACCATACAAATTCTATTAAAGGTTTACCGTAGCTCAACTAGTATAAGTATACTCTGCAGTTTACCGTTTCTTCGCACGCTGAAGGTTTACCACAACAAACAACGATATTAAATCACTGTCTGAATGTTCAAGGGGATATTTGCTTCCAATTTATTCAATGAGTTTCGGATTAGAAATGAATTCCACagaaggcaaaaaaaaaactgtatgcTGATACGGTAAACTGGACTATAAAGTATAATACTGGGTCCTTTTATTTTGGTATTGCATCTTTCTTTACCGTACCCTCATACAATTAGTTTACCTAGAAATGTCTTTGCTCTGAGCAGATAATATCAGCAACGTCATAGTGTTTGAGGAGAAGTTATCAGCGACCGTCACAAGACGTTGTCAGGCCTACGTTTGTCAAGCGCAAACCAGTTCAAAAGAGGGGGCGAATAGTGAAAGAACGAATACGAGAGTATAGGTGTTCAGCCGCTCGACGCAAGGTGAAGCTCTCTGGCTCGCGGCTGATATGTTTCCGATATCAATAGACAGAAACTATGAAATCATTACCTATCAATATCCTTATCTTGTTTCTCAAACATTTAATACAAAGAAACGGGAAACTGAAATGTTAAAGGATTGTTTGGTGATACGGTAAACTAGACTAAAAATAGTCTTAATCACTTAGCAGTGTCTCATTGATAAAACAAGAGGTATAAGATGTGCCAATCCTTAAAGGAATGTAGACCAAACGTTAACATGTGTTTACCGTAACCGCATATCGTATTTGATCACGGTTTACCGTAACAACAgctcagacaaaaaaaaaaggcatccTTGAAATCACAACATATTGTGATTTCAAGGATGCTTAATTATGTGTTTAAAACTGGCTCAAGGCAAGACGGACTGAGCTTGCATTAGCGCGTTTTTCAACAGAGGGTTCAAGCATAGAGGAGATGAGAGACTTTAACGTTTCGTTAGTGTTTTCTGGGAAAGAGAGGGTGTTGGAGATTTGAGATTGGACCATAGAGGTAGCGTCACTATCGGAGAATGGGAAAGCTCCGAAGAGCATGACGTAGAGCATAACTCCCATACTCCACATATCGGCTTTCATGGCGTTGTGTTCCATTCCCATAATAACTTCTGGGGCAGCGTATGGGAGGGTTCCACAAAATTCTTCAGATTCGGCAACAATATCGGACGACTTGGCAAATCCAAAGTCGGCCAATTTGACACAACCATTAGACAACAAGACGTTTTCTAATTTAATGTCATTGTGGGCGATTCCAATTGAGTGGCAGTATTCGATTGCTTTGACAACCTGAGAGAAGAGAGAGAGGGTGGCTTCAACGGACATGAGACCGTTTTTCATTATGTATTCAAAGACATCTCCGAATTCAGCGAATTCCATCAAAACGAAGGCAAATTCTTCGGCTTCGATGATTTCAATGGCTTCGACGATGTTTTCGTGTTTGAGGCTGAGAAAAGCTTCAAACTCAGTTGAGGTTTTGATGACTTTCTTTATTGCAACTTTACCGAATATTTCGCTAGAGGCAGAGAAAACTTCTTCAGTAAGAGCTACAACATTTGAGAGTCCACTGTTCattaaaaattccattttaaactggCGTGGATGTGATGTGATAAAGATACCAAATAGTGAAATGCAAGCCTTATATAGTAAATCGCCCGATATGGCCTCTTCCATGTCTTGATGTTCAAGGGGAGACAAGTCTAAATAAATGCTTCCTTACATGATAAAATAGTACATTTTTGGAAATAGCTCCCCTTTTCATTAATGGTACCTACTCTTGCAAACGGTTAACATTTCTAAGgcatttttcttatatgtttacCGTTGCCATAAACTTTTCCATAGCTTGTGACTGCGATGTTTACCGTAACCATACAAATTCTATTAAAGGTTTACCGTAGCTCAACTAGTATAAGTATACTCTGCAGTTTATCGTTTCTTCGCACGCTGAAGGTTTACCACAACAAACAACGATATTAAATCACTGTCTGAATGTTCAAGGGGATATTTGCTTCCAATTTATTCAATGAGTTTCGGATTAGAAATGAATTCCacagaagacaaaaaaaaactgtatgcTGATACGGTAAACTGGACTATAAAGTATAATACTGGGTCCTTTTATTTTGGTATTGCATCTTTCTTTACCGTACCCTCATACAATTAGTTTACCTAGAAATGTCTTTGCTCTGAGCAGATAATATCAGCAACGTCATAGTGTTTGAGGAGAAGTTATCAGCGACCGTCACAAGACGTTGTCAGGCCTACGTTTGTCAAGCGCAAACCAGTTCAAAAGAGGGGGCGAATAGTGAAAGAACGAATACGAGAGTATAGGTGTTCAGCCGCTCGACGCAAGGTGAAGCTCTCTGGCTCGCGGCTGATATGTTTCCGATATCAATAGACAGAAACTATGAAATCATTACCTATCAATATCCTTATCTTGTTTCTCAAACATTTAATACAAAGAAACGGGAAACTGAAATGTTAAAGGATTGTTTGGTGATACGGTAAACTAGACTAAAAATAGTCTTAATCACTTAGCAGTGTCTCATTGATAAAACAAGAGGTATAAGATGTGCCAATCCTTGAAGGAATGTAGACCAAACGTTAACATGTGTTTACCGTAACCGCATATCGTATTTGATCACGGTTTACCGTAACAACAgctcagacaaaaaaaaaaagcatccTTGAAATCACAACATATTGTGATTTCAAGGATGCTTAATTATGTGTTTAAAACTGGCTCAAGGCAAGACGGACTGAGCTTGCATTAGCGCGTTTTTCAACAGAGGGTTCAAGCATAGAGGAGATGAGAGACTTTAACGTTTCGTTAGTGTTTTCTGGGAAAGAGAGGGTGTTGGAGATTTGAGATTGGACCATAGAGGTAGCGTCACTATCGGAGAATGGGAAAGCTCCGAAGAGCATGACGTAGAGCATAACTCCCATACTCCACATATCGGCTTTCATGGCGTTGTGTTCCATTCCCATAATAACTTCTGGGGCAGCGTATGGGAGGGTTCCACAAAATTCTTCAGATTCGGCAACAATATCGGACGACTTGGCAAATCCAAAGTCGGCCAATTTGACACAACCATTAGACAACAAGACGTTTTCTAATTTAATGTCATTGTGGGCGATTCCAATTGAGTGGCAGTATTCGATTGCTTTGACAACCTGAGAGAAGAGAGAGAGGGTGGCTTCAACGGACATGAGACCGTTTTTCATTATGTATTCAAAGACATCTCCGAATTCAGCGAATTCCATCAAAACGAAGGCAAATTCTTCGGCTTCGATGATTTCAATGGCTTCGACGATGTTTTCGTGTTTGAGGCTGAGAAAAGCTTCAAACTCAGTTGAGGTTTTGATGACTTTCTTTATTGCAACTTTACCGAATATTTCGCTAGAGGCAGAGAAAACTTCTTCAGTAAGAGCTACAACATTTGAGAGTCCACTGTTCattaaaaattccattttaaactggCGTGGATGTGATGTGATAAAGATACCAAATAGTGAAATGCAAGCCTTATATAGTAAATCGCCCGATATGGCCTCTTCCATGTCTTGATGTTCAAGGGGAGACAAGTCTAAATAAATGCTTCCTTACATGATAAAATAGTACATTTTTGGAAATAGCTCCCCTTTTCATTAATGGTACCTACTCTTGCAAACGGTTAACATTTCTAAGgcatttttcttatatgtttacCGTTGCCATAAACTTTTCCATAGCTTGTGACTGCGATGTTTACCGTAACCATACAAATTCTATTAAAGGTTTACCGTAGCTCAACTAGTATAAGTATACTCTGCAGTTTACCGTTTCTTCGCACGCTGAAGGTTTACCACAACAAACAACGATATTAAATCACTGTCTGAATGTTCAAGGGGATATTTGCTTCCAATTTATTCAATGAGTTTCGGATTAGAAATGAATTCCacagaagacaaaaaaaaaactgtatgcTGATACGGTAAACTGGACTATAAAGTATAATACTGGGTCCTTTTATTTTGGTATTGCATCTTTCTTTACCGTACCCTCATACAATTAGTTTACCTAGAAATGTCTTTGCTCTGAGCAGATAATATCAGCAACGTCATAGTGTTTGAGGAGAAGTTATCAGCGACCGTCACAAGACGTTGTCAGGCCTACGTTTGTCAAGCGCAAACCAGTTCAAAAGAGGGGGCGAATAGTGAAAGAACGAATACGAGAGTATAGGTGTTCAGCCGCTCGACGCAAGGTGAAGCTCTCTGGCTCGCGGCTGATATGTTTCCGATATCAATAGACAGAAACTATGAAATCATTACCTATCAATATCCTTATCTTGTTTCTCAAACATTTAATACAAAGAAACGTGAAACTGAAATGTTAAAGGATTGTTTGGTGATACGGTAAACTAGACTAAAAATAGTCTTAATCACTTAGCAGTGTCTCATTGATAAAACAAGAGGTATAAGATGTGCCAATCCTTGAAGGAATGTAGACCAAACGTTAACATGTGTTTACCGTAACCGCATATCGTATTTGATCACGGTTTACCGTAACAACAgctcagacaaaaaaaaaggcatCCTTGAAATCACAACATATTGTGATTTCAAGGATGCTTAATTATGTGTTTAAAACTGGCTCAAGGCAAGACGGACTGAGCTTGCATTAGCGCGTTTTTCAACAGAGGGTTCAAGCATAGAGGAGATGAGAGACTTTAACGTTTCGTTAGTGTTTTCTGGGAAAGAGAGGGTGTTGGAGATTTGAGATTGGACCATAGAGGTAGCGTCACTATCGGAGAATGGGAAAGCTCCGAAGAGCATGACGTAGAGCATAACTCCCATACTCCACATATCGGCTTTCATGGCGTTGTGTTCCATTCCCATAATAACTTCTGGGGCAGCGTATGGGAGGGTTCCACAAAATTCTTCAGATTCGGCAACAATATCGGACGACTTGGCAAATCCAAAGTCGGCCAATTTGACACAACCATTAGACAACAAGACGTTTTCTAATTTAATGTCATTGTGGGCGATTCCAATTGAGTGGCAGTATTCGATTGCTTTGACAACCTGAGAGAAGAGAGAGAGGGTGGCTTCAACGGACATGAGACCGTTTTTCATTATGTATTCAAAGACATCTCCGAATTCAGCGAATTCCATCAAAACGAAGGCAAATTCTTCGGCTTCGATGATTTCAATGGCTTCGACGATGTTTTCGTGTTTGAGGCTGAGAAAAGCTTCAAACTCAGTTGAGGTTTTGATGACTTTCTTTATTGCAACTTTACCGAATATTTCGCTAGAGGCAGAGAAAACTTCTTCAGTAAGAGCTACAACATTTGAGAGTCCACTGTTCattaaaaattccattttaaactggCGTGGATGTGATGTGATAAAGATACCAAATAGTGAAATGCAAGCCTTATATAGTAAATCGCCCGATATGGCCTCTTCCATGTCTTGATGTTCAAGGGGAGACAAGTCTAAATAAATGCTTCCTTACATGATAAAATAGTACATTTTTGGAAATAGCTCCCCTTTTCATTAATGGTACCTACTCTTGCAAACGGTTAACATTTCTAAGgcatttttcttatatgtttacCGTTGCCATAAACTTTTCCATAGCTTGTGACTGCGATGTTTACCGTAACCATACAAATTCTATTAAAGGTTTACCGTAGCTCAACTAGTATAAGTATACTCTGCAGTTTACCGTTTCTTCGCACGCTGAAGGTTTACCACAACAAACAACGATATTAAATCACTGTCTGAATGTTCAAGGGGATATTTGCTTCCAATTTATTCAATGAGTTTCGGATTAGAAATGAATTCCacagaagacaaaaaaaaaactgtatgcTGATACGGGAAACTGGACTATAAAGTATAATACTGGGTCCTTTTATTTTGGTATTGCATCTTTCTTTACCGTACCCTCATACAATTAGTTTACCTAGAAATGTCTTTGCTCTGAGCAGATAATATCAGCAACGTCATAGTGTTTGAGGAGAAGTTATCAGCGACCGTCACAAGACGTTGTCAGGCCTACGTTTGTCAAGCGCAAACCAGTTCAAAAGAGGGGGCGAATAGTGAAAGAACGAATACGAGAGTATAGGTGTTCAGCCGCTCGACGCAAGGTGAAGCTCTCTGGCTCGCGGCTGATATGTTTCCGATATCAATAGACAGAAACTATGAAATCATTACCTATCAATATCCTTATCTTGT comes from the Mytilus trossulus isolate FHL-02 chromosome 3, PNRI_Mtr1.1.1.hap1, whole genome shotgun sequence genome and includes:
- the LOC134710499 gene encoding testis-specific serine/threonine-protein kinase 3-like, with the protein product MEFLMNSGLSNVVALTEEVFSASSEIFGKVAIKKVIKTSTEFEAFLSLKHENIVEAIEFIEAEEFAFVLMEFAEFGDVFEYIMKNGLMSVEATLSLFSQVVKAIEYCHSIGIAHNDIKLENVLLSNGCVKLADFGFAKSSDIVAESEEFCGTLPYAAPEVIMGMEHNAMKADMWSMGVMLYVMLFGAFPFSDSDATSMVQSQISNTLSFPENTNETLKSLISSMLEPSVEKRANASSVRLALSQF
- the LOC134710500 gene encoding testis-specific serine/threonine-protein kinase 3-like, whose amino-acid sequence is MEFLMNSGLSNVVALTEEVFSASSEIFGKVAIKKVIKTSTEFEAFLSLKHENIVEAIEFIEAEEFAFVLMEFAEFGDVFEYIMKNGLMSVEATLSLFSQVVKAIEYCHSIGIAHNDIKLENVLLSNGCVKLADFGFAKSSDIVAESEEFCGTLPYAAPEVIMGMEHNAMKADMWSMGVMLYVMLFGAFPFSDSDATSMVQSQISNTLSFPENTNETLKSLISSMLEPSVEKRANASSVRLALSQF
- the LOC134710501 gene encoding testis-specific serine/threonine-protein kinase 3-like; its protein translation is MEFLMNSGLSNVVALTEEVFSASSEIFGKVAIKKVIKTSTEFEAFLSLKHENIVEAIEIIEAEEFAFVLMEFAEFGDVFEYIMKNGLMSVEATLSLFSQVVKAIEYCHSIGIAHNDIKLENVLLSNGCVKLADFGFAKSSDIVAESEEFCGTLPYAAPEVIMGMEHNAMKADMWSMGVMLYVMLFGAFPFSDSDATSMVQSQISNTLSFPENTNETLKSLISSMLEPSVEKRANASSVRLALSQF